GGCTCGGCGCGGTCGTGGCGCCGGACGAGCGCCGGGTCCACCCGGCCCCGCTGCCGACCCTCGGCGGGGTGGCGATGTTCGTCGCGCTGGTGGCGGCGATGGGCGCGGCGTGGGCCAGCGGGGACTTCGAGGAGGCGTTCGAGGGCAGCTCCGAGCCGCTCGGGATCGTGCTCGGCGCGGCCGTCATCGTGGCCGTCGGCGTGCTCGACGACCTCCGCGAGGTGTCGGCGCCGGCCAAGCTCGCCGGGATGGTGCTGGCCGGCAGCGTGCTGTCGCTGTTCGGGGTCAGCATCCTGTTCTTCCGCATCCCGTTCTACGGGATGTTCTCGCTGTCGGCCGACCTGTCGGCGCTCGTGACCGTGCTGTGGGTGGTCGGCATGGCCAACGCCATCAACCTCATCGACGGCCTCGACGGGCTGGCCGCCGGCATCACCGCCATCGCCGCCGGCGCCTTCTTCCTCTACGGCGAGCGGCTGGGCGACGTGCTCGAGCCGGGCAACGTCGGCCCGCTCGTCGCCGTCGTCGTGCTCGGCATGTGCCTCGGGTTCCTGCCCCACAACTTCCACCCGGCGAGGATCATCATGGGCGACACCGGCGCCCTCCTCCTCGGGCTGCTGATGGCGTCGTCGACGATCGCCGTGGGCGGCCGCTACGACGACCCGTTCAGCGGCCAGACGTTCTTCTTCTTCGCCCCGCTGTTCATCCCGCTGTTCATCCTCGGCGTCCCGATCCTCGACACCCTGTTCGCCATCGTCCGCCGGGCCACCCGCCGCACCGGCGTCGCCACGGCGGACAAGGACCACCTGCACCACCGGCTCATGCGCCTCGGCCACGGGCACCGGCGCAGCGTGCTGATCCTGTGGACCTGGACGGCCATCCTGTCCGGTTTCGTGCTGTACCCGACCTACACGAACGAGGGCGACGCCGCCGTGCCGTTCGGGGTCGCCGCCCTCGGCCTCGCCCTCTACACCCTGTTCCACCCCGGCCTGCGGCGGGGGGCGAGGGCCGGCGCCGACTGAGGGCCCGCCGGCCCGGGCCTCCGGCGTGCGGTGCGTCCTGGCGGCGCGACTAGGGTTCCCGCCCGTCCGGGCGTCGGGGGCCGCGCCGGGAGGAACTTGCGGCCCGCGCCGCTCCCGGCCTAGATTGAGAATCTGTTCACAAGCACCCGGCGCGGCAAGGGAGCCGACACACCAGTGGACCTGCGCGACAGGCAGGAGGCCTACAACGGCTTCGGTGAGACCCTGGCCCGCGCCTTCGAGATGGTCGCCACCCCGATCGTGTGCGGCGCCATCGGCTGGCTCCTCGACCGCTGGCTCGGCACGGCCCCCGTCCTCATGGTCGTCCTGTTCGCGCTCGCCATCGTGAGCGGTGCGATCAAGACCTACTACGGGTACGCCGCCCAGATGAAGGTCCACGAGGACCGCATCCTGCGCCGGCACCGGGAGCCGCCGTCGTGAGCGGCATGCCCGACG
This is a stretch of genomic DNA from Acidimicrobiales bacterium. It encodes these proteins:
- a CDS encoding MraY family glycosyltransferase — its product is MGRYAIPFLVAVLTTIVLTPLVRRAAVRLGAVVAPDERRVHPAPLPTLGGVAMFVALVAAMGAAWASGDFEEAFEGSSEPLGIVLGAAVIVAVGVLDDLREVSAPAKLAGMVLAGSVLSLFGVSILFFRIPFYGMFSLSADLSALVTVLWVVGMANAINLIDGLDGLAAGITAIAAGAFFLYGERLGDVLEPGNVGPLVAVVVLGMCLGFLPHNFHPARIIMGDTGALLLGLLMASSTIAVGGRYDDPFSGQTFFFFAPLFIPLFILGVPILDTLFAIVRRATRRTGVATADKDHLHHRLMRLGHGHRRSVLILWTWTAILSGFVLYPTYTNEGDAAVPFGVAALGLALYTLFHPGLRRGARAGAD
- a CDS encoding AtpZ/AtpI family protein, with translation MDLRDRQEAYNGFGETLARAFEMVATPIVCGAIGWLLDRWLGTAPVLMVVLFALAIVSGAIKTYYGYAAQMKVHEDRILRRHREPPS